The following proteins are co-located in the Polystyrenella longa genome:
- a CDS encoding TIGR01457 family HAD-type hydrolase, producing the protein MKHGYLIDMDGVLYRGSKLIPGADHFVKQLLARDIPFMFLTNNSQRTRRDMVAKLGRMGIQVEEKHIFTCAMATARFLAHQKPGGTAFVIGEGGLLAALHRNGYAVVDHKPDYVVIGEGRTFNLEQVEAAVNMVQEGAKLIATNMDPNCPTQNGIRPGCGAMVSMVEKATGVEAFSVGKPSPIMMRAARKELGLTTAETTMIGDTMETDILGGVQLGFNTVLVLSGGTKKEDLQEYAYRPDVIVDSLAEYTQLLEESEWHTPCPSPGLLPELVAVAG; encoded by the coding sequence ATGAAGCATGGTTATTTAATTGACATGGATGGTGTTTTGTATCGCGGATCGAAGTTGATTCCAGGTGCGGATCATTTTGTGAAACAGCTCCTGGCAAGGGACATTCCGTTTATGTTCCTCACCAATAACAGCCAACGGACCCGCCGGGACATGGTTGCCAAACTGGGGCGCATGGGCATTCAGGTCGAAGAAAAACATATCTTCACCTGCGCCATGGCCACGGCCCGTTTTCTCGCCCATCAAAAACCGGGAGGAACCGCTTTTGTCATTGGCGAAGGAGGGCTCCTCGCGGCGCTGCACCGGAATGGTTACGCCGTCGTCGATCACAAACCAGATTACGTGGTGATCGGCGAAGGAAGAACGTTCAACCTGGAACAGGTAGAAGCCGCCGTCAATATGGTGCAGGAAGGAGCCAAACTGATTGCGACCAACATGGACCCCAACTGCCCGACACAAAATGGAATACGTCCCGGTTGCGGAGCGATGGTTTCCATGGTCGAAAAAGCCACGGGAGTCGAAGCGTTCAGCGTCGGCAAACCGAGCCCTATCATGATGCGGGCCGCCCGCAAAGAGCTTGGTCTGACCACGGCAGAGACAACCATGATCGGTGACACGATGGAGACCGACATTCTGGGAGGTGTACAACTCGGGTTTAATACTGTTCTTGTTCTCAGTGGCGGTACAAAAAAAGAAGACTTGCAGGAGTATGCTTATCGACCCGACGTCATCGTCGATTCGTTGGCCGAGTACACCCAACTGCTGGAAGAAAGCGAATGGCATACCCCCTGCCCCAGCCCGGGCTTGCTTCCGGAACTGGTCGCCGTCGCGGGTTAA
- the gmd gene encoding GDP-mannose 4,6-dehydratase, which translates to MSTSKVALVTGITGQDGAYLAELLLGKGYAVHGVQRRASSSNTDRIDALLKEYPDQFQLHYGDLTDSSNMMRIVQETQPDEVYNLAAQSHVQVSFETAEYTANTDALGPLRLLEAIRILGLTEKTRFYQASTSELFGSSPPPQSETTPFQPQSPYAAAKLYAYWITVNYREAYGMHASNGILFNHESPLRGENFVTRKISRAVAAIEAGKQDTLFLGNMDAKRDWGHARDYVEGMWRMLQLDEPQDFVLATGVARSVREFVEAAFREIDVEITWQGKGEQETGIDAKTGKTLVAVDPRFYRPAEVHHLLGDPSRAFQVLDWKHHTNFDQLVTEMVAADRQALQEGSGKTDS; encoded by the coding sequence ATGTCTACTTCCAAAGTTGCGCTTGTTACGGGAATTACGGGTCAGGATGGAGCGTATCTCGCTGAGTTGCTCCTGGGCAAAGGATACGCCGTGCATGGAGTGCAGCGGCGGGCATCTTCGTCGAATACGGACCGGATCGATGCCCTGCTGAAGGAGTATCCGGATCAGTTCCAGTTGCATTATGGCGACCTTACGGACTCGTCGAACATGATGCGGATTGTTCAGGAAACGCAACCTGATGAAGTCTACAACCTGGCCGCACAAAGCCATGTGCAGGTCAGTTTTGAAACCGCCGAATACACGGCAAACACCGACGCCCTTGGTCCGTTGCGACTGCTCGAAGCGATTCGCATTCTCGGGCTGACCGAAAAGACCCGGTTCTACCAGGCTTCTACTTCGGAGCTATTCGGTAGTTCGCCTCCTCCGCAAAGTGAGACAACTCCCTTTCAGCCACAAAGCCCCTATGCCGCCGCAAAGCTGTATGCCTATTGGATTACGGTCAACTATCGCGAAGCATACGGTATGCATGCGTCCAACGGGATTCTGTTCAATCATGAAAGCCCGCTGCGGGGTGAGAACTTTGTCACACGTAAGATCAGTCGGGCAGTCGCCGCTATCGAAGCGGGAAAACAGGACACACTCTTTCTGGGAAACATGGACGCCAAACGAGACTGGGGACATGCCCGCGACTATGTTGAAGGAATGTGGCGAATGCTGCAATTGGACGAGCCCCAGGACTTCGTTCTGGCAACCGGTGTCGCTCGTTCCGTTCGCGAATTTGTCGAGGCCGCCTTCCGTGAAATTGATGTGGAAATCACCTGGCAGGGCAAAGGGGAGCAGGAAACCGGCATCGATGCGAAGACAGGAAAAACATTGGTAGCCGTCGATCCCCGGTTCTATCGACCAGCGGAAGTGCATCACTTATTAGGCGACCCGTCCCGCGCGTTTCAGGTTTTAGACTGGAAACATCACACGAATTTTGATCAATTGGTTACAGAGATGGTCGCCGCCGATCGACAGGCCCTGCAGGAGGGATCGGGAAAGACGGACTCTTAA
- a CDS encoding YCF48-related protein — MTYRPIILLVCLLTLGCFCAGTTCSTSRADEPALLPQNEDAQPLTPGAAVIPIQEDAHFRDVCLIDAEVGFAVGDQGAIWKTTDGGESWKWQPTGFAFSLTDVCFLTRKVGWIAARGVHPYGQEGWGLILHTRDGGATWNRLPQNQLPPLNSVQFFDLENGVAIGEASPQYPSGVMVTSDGGQTWIARPGESDKNWLAGHFANIQEGVVTGALGQIAQATPDQFSPVTFSQFDLRALRDVHYSRSGACWIAGEGGSLFYSKNQGTSWSEPPSKLPDPLALMQDFQSVTQAGSHVWVAGSPGSVIWHSPDEGQTWEPQYTGQTVPIEKITFNSDSHGCAVGALGTILLTQDGGRTWRNVKGGDRHVALMQVAIDRENIDVPLLAQQSAEQGYRSFVYLPVRDDVPQSHYRGSASGPLLSNSSVLAVHGSHSVTAWQFPLVSPDLEYDRMGLIEELNRWSDGNLGPVMLEAFVCQLRTWRPEVLVLPQADTKNEINKLFQQAFHEAIAAAADPTRFLKQQELLGLKPWQVKRVFYQAADGRVGDVEVDPYDLLARKSQTIIEFAASGLHQTGRGNLDSISPVHYQFVPPTDPNIRQPSSSFFGGIVLAPGGAARRQLEPLNEEALEKAKKLAQRRKHLTAISEYSLDEQGHSGQMLSELHQSLRGFTPRQASEHLAQLARQYREQGYAELEELVLVELINLYPHESITSHAVTRLYHIWSSTELAWIRSRESVVQQETGRLNRQAQGDLIRQAEALRGQRSADAPPLLLKGEQDPFEQTQREGDFKVGPQKDWRNARVKLWRTQAVQLAEYFQTADEYQFHTPAIQFPLAGLIRELEPADRRQFASAEANDPVALFQLIGANSRPSVASKKTKTPPHLDGLLSDPCWEKAGEIRLSSERSQPTGTDNRPILFLAHDDKFLYVAGSFPKLDIPYAETITAGRQHDEAAAGFDRLQMVIDLDADYHSAYEFTFDQRGQISESCVGDSRWDPQLYLAVVQDETHWRLEGAIPMEELCPHAPEPGQRWAVCLQRIVPSVAVQGWALPTGQEVTPSSFGTVMFEE; from the coding sequence ATGACTTATCGACCGATCATTTTGCTTGTTTGCTTGCTCACTCTGGGATGTTTTTGCGCAGGGACGACCTGCTCGACCAGTCGCGCAGACGAACCCGCGCTGCTGCCGCAGAACGAGGATGCCCAACCGCTGACTCCGGGCGCCGCCGTCATTCCCATTCAGGAAGATGCCCATTTTCGGGATGTCTGTCTGATCGACGCCGAAGTCGGTTTCGCCGTAGGGGATCAGGGGGCGATCTGGAAAACAACAGACGGGGGAGAAAGCTGGAAGTGGCAACCGACTGGGTTCGCTTTCAGTTTGACCGACGTTTGTTTTCTCACTCGCAAGGTGGGATGGATTGCTGCTCGCGGCGTTCATCCCTACGGTCAGGAAGGATGGGGTCTCATCCTGCATACGCGCGATGGTGGAGCTACCTGGAACCGTCTACCCCAGAATCAACTTCCGCCGCTCAACTCGGTTCAATTCTTTGATCTGGAAAACGGTGTCGCCATTGGCGAAGCCTCTCCTCAATACCCCAGCGGTGTGATGGTCACCAGTGATGGTGGGCAAACATGGATTGCCCGTCCGGGTGAGTCGGACAAAAACTGGCTTGCTGGTCACTTTGCCAATATCCAGGAAGGAGTGGTAACCGGAGCACTCGGACAGATTGCCCAAGCCACACCCGACCAGTTCTCCCCCGTTACTTTCAGTCAATTCGACTTGCGTGCGCTGCGGGATGTTCATTATTCCCGGAGTGGAGCCTGTTGGATTGCCGGGGAAGGGGGCAGCCTTTTTTATTCAAAGAATCAGGGAACCAGCTGGTCAGAACCTCCCAGTAAACTACCCGACCCCCTGGCGCTGATGCAGGATTTTCAATCCGTCACTCAAGCAGGTTCGCATGTCTGGGTTGCCGGTTCGCCCGGTTCAGTGATCTGGCATTCGCCCGATGAAGGACAAACCTGGGAACCACAATACACGGGACAAACTGTCCCCATTGAAAAGATCACGTTCAACTCGGACTCACACGGATGCGCCGTCGGTGCCCTGGGCACCATTCTCCTGACACAGGATGGAGGACGAACCTGGCGCAATGTGAAAGGGGGCGACCGGCATGTGGCCCTGATGCAGGTTGCCATTGATCGCGAGAATATCGACGTCCCACTTCTGGCCCAACAATCGGCGGAGCAGGGGTATCGTTCGTTCGTCTATCTGCCTGTTCGAGATGATGTTCCCCAATCACATTATCGAGGTAGCGCTTCCGGACCCCTTCTTTCGAACTCCTCCGTGCTGGCCGTTCATGGTTCTCACTCCGTCACTGCCTGGCAGTTTCCATTAGTCAGTCCCGATCTGGAATATGACCGGATGGGATTGATTGAAGAACTGAACCGCTGGTCGGACGGTAACCTCGGTCCGGTGATGCTGGAGGCATTCGTCTGTCAACTCCGGACATGGCGACCGGAAGTACTTGTCTTGCCGCAAGCGGATACCAAAAACGAAATCAACAAACTATTCCAGCAGGCCTTCCATGAAGCGATTGCCGCCGCAGCCGATCCGACACGTTTTCTCAAGCAGCAAGAACTCTTGGGATTGAAACCCTGGCAAGTCAAACGAGTCTTTTATCAGGCGGCCGATGGGCGAGTTGGCGATGTGGAAGTCGATCCGTATGATTTACTGGCTCGTAAATCTCAGACAATCATTGAGTTCGCGGCAAGTGGTTTACATCAGACCGGTCGGGGCAATCTCGACTCGATTAGTCCTGTTCATTATCAATTCGTTCCGCCCACGGATCCTAATATTCGCCAGCCATCGAGTAGTTTCTTTGGCGGGATTGTCCTCGCTCCCGGTGGGGCTGCTCGGCGGCAACTTGAACCCTTGAATGAAGAAGCACTGGAGAAAGCGAAGAAGCTGGCTCAGCGACGCAAGCATCTGACGGCGATCAGTGAATATTCTCTCGATGAACAGGGGCATTCCGGACAAATGCTCTCGGAATTGCATCAGAGCTTGCGCGGATTCACCCCTCGTCAGGCATCCGAGCACCTGGCGCAGCTTGCCAGACAGTATCGTGAACAAGGTTACGCTGAACTGGAAGAGTTGGTCCTGGTCGAATTGATCAATCTTTATCCCCACGAATCGATCACATCGCATGCGGTTACTCGGCTCTACCACATCTGGTCGAGCACGGAACTTGCCTGGATCCGTTCCCGAGAATCGGTGGTTCAGCAGGAAACAGGCCGATTAAACCGTCAGGCCCAAGGGGACCTCATTCGACAGGCGGAAGCTCTTCGTGGACAGCGGAGCGCCGATGCTCCTCCACTTCTCTTGAAAGGGGAACAGGATCCATTCGAACAGACTCAACGGGAAGGTGATTTCAAAGTCGGACCACAAAAGGACTGGCGAAACGCACGGGTGAAACTGTGGCGAACACAAGCGGTCCAACTGGCCGAATATTTTCAGACAGCCGACGAATACCAATTCCATACGCCTGCGATCCAATTTCCTCTGGCCGGTTTAATTCGAGAACTGGAGCCGGCCGATCGTCGGCAGTTCGCCTCGGCGGAAGCCAACGACCCCGTGGCACTCTTCCAACTGATTGGGGCTAACTCACGTCCCTCCGTTGCCAGTAAGAAAACCAAAACCCCACCCCACCTGGATGGCCTGCTGTCCGATCCCTGCTGGGAAAAAGCGGGAGAAATCCGCCTCTCTTCAGAACGTTCCCAGCCAACCGGGACAGACAATCGACCAATTCTGTTTCTCGCACACGACGACAAGTTCCTGTACGTCGCCGGTTCCTTCCCGAAACTCGACATACCTTACGCCGAGACGATAACAGCGGGCCGGCAACATGACGAAGCGGCGGCTGGGTTTGATCGGTTGCAGATGGTGATCGACCTCGATGCGGACTACCACAGCGCGTATGAATTCACATTTGATCAACGCGGCCAGATCAGTGAATCCTGTGTAGGTGATAGCCGTTGGGATCCGCAGCTTTATCTGGCCGTCGTGCAGGACGAAACACACTGGCGATTGGAAGGAGCTATTCCCATGGAAGAGCTTTGCCCCCACGCGCCCGAACCGGGCCAGCGCTGGGCCGTCTGTCTGCAACGCATTGTTCCTTCGGTTGCGGTGCAGGGCTGGGCATTACCCACCGGGCAAGAGGTGACTCCCAGTTCCTTCGGAACAGTGATGTTTGAAGAGTAG
- a CDS encoding HesB/IscA family protein, translating into MTAVTITEKAASEIKRVMSEQQMPETTSVRIGVSGGGCSGMQYTFGFDENPDAAADEVSAQHGVNVAVNKQFSLHLDGTVVDFKDELHQRGFVFNNPNAVRSCGCGSSFSS; encoded by the coding sequence ATGACTGCTGTGACCATTACTGAAAAAGCTGCTTCTGAAATCAAGCGAGTCATGTCTGAACAGCAAATGCCCGAAACAACCAGTGTTCGCATCGGTGTGAGTGGTGGTGGCTGTAGCGGAATGCAGTACACCTTCGGATTCGATGAAAATCCCGACGCCGCCGCAGATGAAGTCTCGGCACAACATGGTGTGAACGTTGCCGTGAACAAGCAATTCTCACTGCACCTTGATGGCACCGTCGTTGATTTCAAAGACGAACTGCACCAACGCGGTTTCGTCTTCAACAACCCGAATGCCGTCCGCTCTTGCGGATGTGGAAGCAGCTTCTCCAGCTAG
- a CDS encoding FG-GAP repeat domain-containing protein, producing MKQRLQITPPNLFYLSLLVPLLFAPQTASAQEWVGEPWVRHTIDNSSQGADGIRLMDVNLDGLQDIATGWEEGGEIHVCLNPGRDDVKSPWPMINVGKVSSPEDAVFCDFNNDRRVDVVSCCEGDTRTIYMHLAPPLRTGYENSKLWTTEPLVASVRKQRWMYCLPMHVDHENGVDLVAGGKGPNASVGWFEAPRRTLRKGDWVWHPISPVGWLMSLHSLDMDVDGDLDIVLSDRRGVTGNQELGPNENRAEDRTDARAVRLRGVRWLENPGNRRDQVEQWKSHPIGGERDEVMFMQPTDFDSNGVWDFFVATRAQEILFLRGKPGSPVTYDTIRIPIPPTAGTAKAVQLADINLDRQLDLVVSCENAENKMGLFWMSINLNREGTVGQLTPYNVSGMEEGIKYDLVEAIDLDQDGDFDLLTCEERDNLGVIWYENPLK from the coding sequence ATGAAACAGCGTCTACAAATAACCCCACCAAACCTATTCTACCTATCCTTACTTGTCCCATTACTTTTCGCACCACAGACTGCATCCGCTCAGGAATGGGTGGGGGAACCCTGGGTCCGGCATACGATCGATAACAGTTCCCAGGGAGCCGATGGAATCCGGTTGATGGATGTTAATCTGGATGGTTTACAGGACATTGCAACGGGTTGGGAAGAAGGGGGAGAAATTCACGTCTGCCTCAATCCAGGGCGGGACGATGTGAAGTCCCCCTGGCCAATGATCAACGTGGGGAAGGTCTCGTCACCGGAGGACGCCGTCTTCTGTGACTTCAATAACGACCGTCGCGTCGATGTTGTCAGTTGTTGCGAAGGGGACACCCGCACGATCTACATGCACCTCGCCCCCCCTCTGCGAACCGGATACGAAAACAGCAAACTCTGGACAACCGAACCTCTGGTCGCTTCCGTTCGCAAACAACGCTGGATGTACTGTCTGCCCATGCATGTCGACCACGAGAACGGCGTCGACCTCGTCGCCGGTGGAAAAGGCCCCAATGCCTCGGTCGGTTGGTTTGAAGCTCCGCGACGCACACTTCGAAAGGGAGACTGGGTCTGGCATCCCATCTCTCCCGTCGGTTGGTTGATGTCTCTGCATTCACTCGACATGGACGTCGACGGCGACTTGGATATCGTCCTCAGCGACCGCCGCGGTGTCACCGGCAATCAGGAACTTGGTCCGAACGAGAACAGAGCCGAAGACCGGACAGATGCCCGTGCCGTTCGCCTGCGAGGTGTTCGCTGGTTGGAAAATCCAGGGAACCGTCGCGATCAGGTCGAACAATGGAAATCGCACCCCATCGGTGGAGAGCGCGACGAAGTGATGTTCATGCAACCGACCGACTTCGATTCCAACGGCGTCTGGGACTTTTTTGTGGCGACGCGTGCACAGGAAATTCTATTCCTGCGCGGCAAACCCGGGTCACCCGTTACCTACGATACGATTCGAATCCCGATCCCCCCCACCGCCGGTACCGCCAAAGCGGTACAACTGGCCGATATCAATCTCGACCGGCAACTTGATCTGGTCGTCTCCTGCGAGAACGCCGAAAACAAAATGGGGCTCTTCTGGATGAGCATCAACCTGAACCGAGAGGGAACCGTCGGCCAGCTTACCCCCTACAACGTGAGCGGCATGGAAGAAGGAATCAAATACGACCTCGTCGAAGCAATCGACCTCGATCAGGACGGCGACTTCGACCTGCTCACCTGCGAAGAACGCGACAACCTCGGCGTAATCTGGTACGAAAACCCACTGAAGTGA
- a CDS encoding GDP-L-fucose synthase family protein, with protein sequence MSEHSSLAFASQTELAFPLTGRKIWVAGHTGLVGSAICRHLQQEDCKLLTASRAELDLLRQAKTEAWVAEHQPDVIIIAAAKVGGIWANDHYPAEFIYQNLTIETNIIEAARKAGVAKLLLLGSSCIYPREAEQPIQESALLSRPLEPTNQWYAIAKIAGIKLCQAYRKQYGLDMITAMPTNLYGPGDRYDEKAGHVIPALIQKMHIAKTERAPEVPIWGTGNVRREFLYVDDCARALIHLVKHYSAAEPVNVGSGIDITIRELAETVQSVVGYEGQLKFDPTMLEGTPRKLLDVSKLTNLGWQPTTPLEAGLPIAYDWYRQHECSVESLSA encoded by the coding sequence ATGTCGGAACATTCTTCCCTGGCGTTCGCATCGCAGACGGAGCTTGCTTTTCCCCTGACCGGTCGCAAGATCTGGGTTGCCGGGCATACGGGACTCGTCGGTTCCGCGATTTGCCGACATTTGCAACAGGAAGATTGCAAACTGCTCACCGCTTCGCGCGCTGAACTCGATCTGTTACGTCAGGCAAAAACCGAAGCCTGGGTCGCCGAGCATCAACCCGATGTGATCATCATCGCCGCCGCCAAAGTCGGCGGCATCTGGGCGAACGATCATTACCCGGCCGAGTTCATCTATCAGAACCTGACAATCGAGACCAACATCATCGAAGCGGCCCGTAAGGCGGGTGTCGCCAAGTTGCTGCTGCTGGGCTCTTCCTGCATTTACCCGCGCGAGGCAGAGCAGCCCATTCAGGAATCAGCCCTGCTCTCTCGACCGCTGGAACCGACGAATCAATGGTACGCCATCGCTAAGATCGCCGGAATCAAATTGTGTCAGGCGTACCGCAAGCAATACGGTCTCGACATGATCACCGCCATGCCGACCAACCTGTACGGCCCGGGGGATCGCTACGATGAAAAAGCGGGGCATGTCATTCCCGCGTTGATCCAGAAGATGCACATCGCCAAAACCGAGCGGGCACCCGAAGTCCCCATCTGGGGAACGGGCAATGTCCGGCGGGAATTCCTGTATGTCGACGACTGTGCGCGAGCACTGATTCATCTCGTCAAACATTATTCCGCTGCCGAACCGGTCAACGTCGGTTCGGGAATCGACATCACCATTCGCGAACTGGCCGAGACAGTCCAGTCGGTTGTCGGTTACGAAGGCCAACTGAAATTCGACCCCACCATGCTCGAGGGCACCCCTCGCAAACTTCTCGACGTAAGCAAGCTGACCAATCTGGGTTGGCAACCCACAACCCCACTCGAAGCCGGTCTCCCCATCGCCTACGACTGGTACCGCCAACACGAATGCTCAGTAGAGTCTTTATCTGCGTAG
- a CDS encoding diadenylate cyclase — MHQILRFEKQILAACEKHLRDVLDLLSCKIECHVILVGVDAGSMSVLAEDGYAANFEIEKHFSHPQQFPLHPSDDLEEVEWYRGYQAYDMQCGEWWGEIQDAVKHAINGQGLLSSVSPTVEVNGKVVALVAIFSETDLMKYPTVTMDVFTNHGRWPSLQFGVIEAVLNQFAEELDKRNPGREKGYEPLDSQQTLRVAGDFFMRMHSRSGNLVPGLDIHYRGALKLFDACNIIASFPYEKREGLGGMIIADPAHPAIDTVLKYKLPMLLNHHRRVRKMLEMCSGGLSILCDSRYAWGLGRFDKTKYDPSKMEICTVEFKGHHHWQMSHLGTTLMDVRYGNPGLPQPPVKLDIVRSALAKQFGVVSNSDILCEIVKIAAQSHHGAVVVISKNAANECERIAGMFGIRPFDFDENALCGAMSIDGAIMVDPQGVCHGVGLILDGNLAPNEDPSRGARFNSVTRYINTHPDCVIVVVSEDGMVNVFPDQETNDVYQVGSTTD, encoded by the coding sequence ATGCATCAGATTCTTCGCTTCGAAAAACAAATTCTCGCAGCCTGCGAAAAGCATCTCAGGGACGTGCTCGACCTTTTGAGCTGCAAAATCGAATGCCACGTCATTCTGGTGGGAGTAGACGCCGGCTCCATGTCCGTGTTGGCAGAAGACGGATATGCTGCGAATTTTGAAATCGAAAAACACTTCTCGCATCCACAGCAGTTCCCACTGCATCCATCCGATGATCTTGAAGAAGTCGAATGGTACCGAGGTTATCAGGCTTATGACATGCAATGCGGGGAGTGGTGGGGAGAGATCCAAGACGCGGTCAAGCATGCGATTAATGGGCAGGGACTGCTGAGCTCCGTCTCGCCGACGGTGGAGGTGAATGGTAAAGTGGTCGCGCTGGTGGCCATCTTTAGTGAGACCGATCTCATGAAGTATCCCACAGTCACGATGGACGTATTCACCAATCATGGTAGGTGGCCATCGCTGCAGTTCGGAGTGATTGAGGCTGTACTTAACCAGTTCGCTGAGGAATTGGATAAGCGAAATCCTGGCAGAGAGAAAGGCTACGAACCGCTCGATTCTCAACAAACGCTTCGAGTGGCTGGTGATTTTTTTATGCGAATGCATAGTCGTTCCGGAAATCTCGTACCGGGCCTGGACATCCATTATCGTGGCGCATTGAAGTTGTTCGACGCATGCAACATCATCGCCTCATTCCCCTACGAGAAGCGGGAAGGATTGGGAGGGATGATTATTGCCGATCCCGCTCACCCGGCGATCGATACTGTACTCAAATATAAGCTCCCAATGTTGCTCAATCACCACCGACGTGTTCGAAAGATGCTTGAGATGTGCAGCGGTGGCTTGTCGATTTTGTGTGATTCGCGATATGCATGGGGACTCGGTAGGTTCGACAAGACAAAATACGATCCATCAAAAATGGAAATTTGCACGGTCGAATTTAAAGGACATCACCATTGGCAGATGTCACATCTAGGTACGACGCTCATGGACGTACGATATGGTAACCCGGGCCTTCCTCAACCTCCAGTAAAATTGGATATTGTTCGGTCTGCTCTCGCCAAGCAGTTTGGAGTCGTATCTAACTCAGATATCCTTTGCGAAATCGTAAAAATTGCAGCCCAATCTCATCATGGGGCTGTCGTAGTCATCTCAAAAAACGCGGCAAACGAATGCGAGCGAATTGCGGGGATGTTCGGAATTCGTCCTTTTGATTTTGATGAGAACGCCCTTTGCGGAGCAATGTCAATCGATGGAGCAATCATGGTGGACCCGCAAGGAGTCTGTCATGGGGTAGGTTTAATTCTCGACGGTAACTTAGCACCGAACGAAGATCCGTCCCGGGGAGCGAGGTTCAATTCGGTCACGCGTTACATCAACACTCATCCAGATTGTGTGATCGTGGTCGTCTCAGAAGATGGAATGGTTAATGTATTTCCGGACCAGGAGACTAATGATGTCTACCAAGTGGGATCAACCACTGATTGA
- the rpsR gene encoding 30S ribosomal protein S18 gives MAINRAEVRKMRRKRAKLKKKMKCRFCPSGVIPRPVYVDYKDLKTLRTLVDREGRILPRRRTGTSPVYQRAVRKAVMRARFIGLLAFVSDE, from the coding sequence ATGGCGATTAATCGTGCCGAAGTCCGCAAAATGCGGCGGAAACGAGCCAAGCTCAAGAAGAAGATGAAATGCCGGTTCTGTCCCAGTGGTGTCATTCCACGTCCCGTCTATGTGGACTACAAGGACCTCAAAACCTTGCGGACCCTGGTTGACCGCGAAGGCCGCATTCTGCCGCGTCGCCGTACCGGCACCAGCCCCGTCTACCAGCGAGCCGTCCGCAAAGCCGTCATGCGAGCCCGATTCATCGGTCTGCTCGCCTTCGTCTCGGACGAATAA
- a CDS encoding RrF2 family transcriptional regulator, producing MLPKTAEYALRAIAYLVDQSGPASADTLAEHTKVPRRYLTRVMQDLASANLVQSRSGPGGGYELAADPDKLTILDVVNAVSPLERLKSCPLGLKSHTSLCPLHAELDRAYAANEEAFKRVTIKEILDSATSIIPLFESK from the coding sequence ATGTTGCCGAAAACCGCTGAATACGCACTGAGGGCAATCGCCTACCTCGTCGACCAGTCTGGTCCAGCGTCGGCCGATACCCTCGCAGAGCATACAAAGGTGCCGCGCCGCTACCTCACGCGGGTCATGCAGGACCTGGCCAGCGCCAATCTTGTTCAATCTCGATCCGGCCCGGGTGGTGGGTACGAACTGGCGGCTGATCCGGACAAATTGACCATACTGGACGTCGTCAATGCAGTTTCCCCCCTGGAACGGCTCAAATCGTGCCCGCTCGGGCTGAAATCGCACACCTCTCTCTGCCCTCTGCACGCCGAGCTCGACCGTGCCTACGCGGCCAACGAAGAAGCCTTCAAACGCGTGACCATCAAAGAAATACTCGACTCAGCGACCTCGATCATTCCGCTGTTCGAATCGAAATAA